The following are encoded together in the Streptomyces sp. NBC_00341 genome:
- a CDS encoding ATP-binding protein: protein MNEQAISRPDDSPMSRPPTESLHAAEVFDGEPGCISLARGLADRFLARLVSEWMAVLGTHTRNDLMLAVSELVTNADRYSHGPYLLELEGTAERISVTVYDSSSALPVFYSPDPSRLGGHGMEIVVALCDRLTAERVPVGKRIRAEFTLSS, encoded by the coding sequence ATGAACGAACAGGCCATCTCCCGGCCGGACGACTCCCCGATGAGCCGTCCGCCCACGGAGTCACTGCACGCCGCCGAGGTGTTCGACGGCGAGCCCGGGTGCATCTCTCTGGCACGGGGGCTGGCCGACCGTTTTCTCGCGCGGCTCGTCTCCGAGTGGATGGCCGTGCTCGGCACCCACACGCGCAACGATCTGATGCTGGCCGTGAGCGAGCTGGTCACCAACGCCGACCGCTACAGCCACGGCCCCTATCTGCTGGAGCTGGAGGGTACGGCCGAGCGGATCAGCGTCACCGTGTACGACAGCAGCAGCGCGCTCCCGGTCTTCTACTCCCCCGACCCGAGCCGGCTGGGCGGTCACGGCATGGAGATCGTGGTGGCCCTGTGCGACCGGCTGACGGCCGAGCGGGTACCCGTCGGCAAGCGCATCCGCGCCGAGTTCACCCTCAGCAGCTGA
- a CDS encoding MarR family transcriptional regulator — MRHRTDPPHRLERVSEDVCAASELLEVLWGRGQEAAPPGTVSTSQLRALLVIEKQEGSNLRSLGEALGSRAPSVSRLCDRMEAMGLVQRDPSQTSRREVELRLTGRGHALLEEYRAIRTRELSAVLERMQPADVAALAGGLAAFRSAAAQRLTADRLRDDIADSA; from the coding sequence ATGCGCCACCGTACCGACCCTCCTCACCGCCTTGAGCGGGTGTCCGAGGACGTGTGTGCCGCATCGGAACTGCTTGAGGTGTTGTGGGGCCGCGGCCAGGAGGCCGCGCCTCCGGGCACGGTGTCGACCTCGCAGCTGCGGGCCCTCCTCGTCATCGAGAAGCAGGAGGGCAGCAACCTCCGCTCGCTCGGTGAGGCGCTCGGCTCGCGGGCTCCGTCGGTGAGCCGGCTCTGCGACCGGATGGAGGCCATGGGCCTCGTCCAGCGGGATCCGAGCCAGACGAGCCGTCGCGAGGTCGAGCTGCGGCTGACCGGGCGGGGCCACGCCCTGCTGGAGGAGTACCGGGCGATCCGCACGCGTGAGCTCTCCGCCGTGCTGGAGCGGATGCAGCCCGCCGACGTGGCGGCGCTCGCCGGGGGGCTGGCCGCCTTCCGTTCGGCCGCGGCGCAGCGGCTCACGGCCGACCGGCTCCGTGACGACATCGCGGACAGCGCCTAG
- a CDS encoding MFS transporter gives MANSDSTGPATATVTTRIPARLDRLPWSGWHWMIVIGLGTVWILDGLEVTVVGNIASRLSEDGSGLPISAGQVTGIAAATYVAGACSGALFFGWLTDRYGRKKLFLITLAVYLLATALTAVSFSVWWFFLFRFLTGFGIGGEYAAINSAIDELIPSKYRGRVDLIINGSFWLGAVAGSLLSVLALNTSIFPKDVGWRLTFALGVVLGLVILLVRRHVPESPRWMFIHGRDEEAEKLVAEVEREVESQTGRKLPEAETSITVEQRGGIGFGLIARTVFRSYPKRAVLGFSLFIGQAFLYNAVTFGFGSILVTFFDVSSGATGYYFAVIAACNFLGPLLLSRFFDTAGRKPMIAGTYILSGVLLLVTAWFFNSGWLSAVTMTACWCVVLFFASAGASSAYLTVSEIFPMETRAMAIAFFYAIGTAAGGISGPLVFADLTESGVVAETALAFCIGAVLMIAAGLVACFFAVAAEGRSLEDIAAPLSTREDAGGSGTRPSGEPG, from the coding sequence ATGGCGAACAGCGATTCCACGGGCCCGGCTACGGCCACTGTCACGACCAGGATTCCGGCGAGACTCGACAGGCTCCCCTGGTCGGGATGGCACTGGATGATCGTGATCGGGCTCGGGACGGTCTGGATCCTGGACGGCCTGGAGGTCACGGTCGTCGGCAACATCGCGAGCCGGCTCTCCGAGGACGGCAGCGGTCTGCCCATCAGCGCCGGCCAGGTCACCGGGATCGCCGCGGCGACGTACGTGGCGGGGGCGTGCTCCGGCGCGCTCTTCTTCGGGTGGCTCACCGACCGCTACGGCAGGAAGAAGCTCTTCCTGATCACGCTCGCCGTCTACCTCCTGGCGACGGCACTCACCGCGGTCTCCTTCTCGGTCTGGTGGTTCTTCCTCTTCCGGTTCCTCACCGGCTTCGGGATCGGAGGGGAGTACGCCGCGATCAACTCGGCCATCGACGAACTCATCCCGAGCAAGTACCGGGGGCGTGTCGACCTCATCATCAACGGCAGCTTCTGGCTCGGTGCGGTGGCCGGCTCGCTGCTCTCCGTGCTCGCCCTGAACACGTCCATCTTCCCGAAGGACGTGGGCTGGCGTCTGACCTTCGCCCTGGGCGTCGTCCTCGGACTCGTCATCCTCCTCGTACGCCGCCACGTGCCGGAGAGCCCCCGCTGGATGTTCATCCACGGCCGTGACGAGGAAGCGGAGAAGCTCGTGGCCGAGGTGGAACGTGAGGTGGAGTCGCAGACGGGACGCAAGCTCCCGGAAGCGGAGACAAGCATCACCGTCGAGCAGCGGGGCGGGATCGGCTTCGGGCTGATCGCCAGGACCGTCTTCCGGTCCTACCCGAAACGGGCCGTGCTGGGCTTCTCGCTCTTCATCGGGCAGGCGTTCCTCTACAACGCCGTCACGTTCGGCTTCGGCTCGATCCTCGTCACGTTCTTCGACGTGTCGAGCGGCGCCACCGGCTACTACTTCGCCGTCATCGCCGCCTGCAACTTCCTCGGACCGCTCCTGCTCAGCCGGTTCTTCGACACCGCCGGTCGCAAACCCATGATCGCCGGGACGTACATCCTGTCCGGCGTCCTGCTCCTGGTCACCGCGTGGTTCTTCAACAGCGGGTGGCTCTCGGCCGTCACCATGACCGCGTGCTGGTGCGTCGTGCTGTTCTTCGCGTCCGCCGGTGCCAGCTCCGCCTACCTGACCGTCAGCGAGATCTTCCCGATGGAGACCCGTGCGATGGCGATCGCCTTCTTCTACGCCATCGGCACCGCCGCCGGCGGAATCTCCGGGCCCCTCGTCTTCGCCGACCTCACGGAGAGCGGCGTGGTGGCCGAGACCGCTCTGGCCTTCTGTATCGGGGCCGTCCTCATGATCGCGGCCGGGCTGGTGGCGTGCTTCTTCGCGGTAGCGGCGGAGGGCCGGTCCCTGGAGGACATCGCCGCGCCGCTGAGTACCCGGGAGGACGCGGGCGGAAGCGGGACGCGGCCCTCGGGCGAACCCGGGTGA
- a CDS encoding STAS domain-containing protein, which produces MRIVPREDRGALVLAVTGDLDIDNVAPLGAALESAAASGEGPVVVDLSDVSFADSTTVNVLLQGQTLLGPRLRLAEPSPFMERLIGVLGLDSALPVFATVAEAIGPPLPR; this is translated from the coding sequence ATGAGAATCGTCCCACGCGAGGACCGGGGTGCGCTGGTGCTCGCCGTGACCGGCGATCTCGACATCGACAACGTCGCCCCGCTCGGCGCGGCCCTGGAGAGCGCGGCCGCGAGCGGGGAAGGCCCCGTCGTCGTCGACCTCTCGGACGTGAGTTTCGCGGACTCGACGACGGTCAACGTGCTGCTCCAGGGGCAGACCCTGCTGGGCCCCCGGCTGCGGCTCGCGGAGCCGTCCCCGTTCATGGAGCGGCTCATCGGGGTGCTGGGCCTCGACAGTGCGCTGCCGGTCTTCGCGACCGTCGCCGAGGCGATCGGCCCCCCGCTCCCCCGCTGA
- a CDS encoding PP2C family protein-serine/threonine phosphatase — protein sequence MNVRTEIERAVRAAAPHALVETVRAALAAAYDARSVELLLADYGMTVLKPVGSAPGRERTLSMHNSPQGRAFGSQLPHEEPAGRGGAIDHHFPVTVRGERLGILTVRLPAGGSTPRTMDELTQVADLLGHEIIVAERDTDLYQAARRIARLTLAAEMQWQLLPARAFTAAEYAIGAQLEPAYAIHGDNFDWAADGDQLTVSVTNGMGEGIQASLLTNLAVNALRNARRAGIGIADQAALADQALYDQHRGAAHVSTLLLRFDLATGTVGAVDAGSPQLWRLRGRKVARIELDAQLPLGMFEESRYDVQYLQLVPGDRLLLVSDGVYDAVSPLGEAYVERGLARAVLATRLLPAASVPGAVLRELADYRESDPLDDALVVCIDWFGRQDSDG from the coding sequence GTGAACGTCCGTACCGAAATCGAGAGAGCCGTACGTGCGGCCGCACCGCACGCCCTGGTCGAGACGGTGCGCGCCGCACTCGCCGCGGCGTACGACGCCCGGTCCGTGGAACTGCTGCTGGCGGACTACGGAATGACGGTGCTCAAGCCGGTCGGCTCCGCGCCGGGGCGTGAGCGTACCCTGTCGATGCACAACAGCCCGCAGGGCCGGGCGTTCGGCAGCCAGCTCCCGCACGAGGAGCCGGCGGGCCGCGGCGGCGCCATCGACCACCACTTTCCCGTCACCGTACGGGGCGAGCGCCTCGGCATCCTCACCGTCCGCCTCCCGGCAGGGGGCTCCACCCCGCGGACCATGGACGAGCTGACCCAGGTGGCCGACCTCCTGGGCCACGAGATCATCGTCGCCGAACGGGACACCGACCTCTACCAGGCCGCCCGCCGTATCGCCCGGCTCACCCTGGCCGCCGAGATGCAGTGGCAACTGCTCCCCGCACGCGCGTTCACCGCCGCCGAGTACGCCATCGGCGCCCAGCTGGAGCCGGCCTACGCCATCCACGGCGACAACTTCGACTGGGCCGCGGACGGTGACCAGCTGACCGTCTCCGTGACCAACGGCATGGGCGAGGGCATCCAGGCCTCCCTGCTCACCAACCTCGCCGTGAACGCCCTGCGCAACGCCAGACGGGCCGGCATCGGCATCGCGGACCAGGCCGCACTCGCCGACCAGGCGCTCTACGACCAGCACCGCGGCGCCGCCCATGTGTCGACCCTGCTGCTCCGCTTCGACCTCGCCACCGGAACGGTCGGCGCGGTGGACGCCGGCTCCCCGCAGCTGTGGCGGCTGCGCGGCAGGAAGGTCGCCCGGATCGAACTGGACGCGCAGTTGCCGCTCGGCATGTTCGAGGAGTCGCGGTACGACGTCCAGTACCTCCAGCTGGTCCCCGGCGACCGGCTGCTGCTCGTCAGCGACGGGGTGTACGACGCCGTCTCGCCGCTCGGTGAGGCCTACGTCGAGCGGGGTCTCGCCAGGGCGGTCCTGGCGACGCGGCTGCTGCCCGCCGCCTCGGTGCCCGGCGCCGTGCTGCGTGAACTCGCGGACTACCGGGAATCGGACCCGCTCGACGACGCGCTGGTCGTCTGCATCGACTGGTTCGGCAGGCAGGACAGCGACGGCTGA
- a CDS encoding CHASE3 domain-containing protein — protein MTSDSPADTPLLPGRLARLSVQNWVHLILGCFVMVVCGCLVVGGLVLARISDRTTELVDRIQPARSASFQLQNALLDQETGVRGYALSGDPTFLQPYATGKRDEEQRLARVRSAMGGAEPYARDLDRIAAASAQWRKEHAEPLIAAVRRDGRQGRASARTSESKTAFDTLRRLYTAQQSHLDTARDHARAQLNDARVTRDRTLIALVACFVMCVIALSLLLHRVVGRPLHALAEASRHVRSGSFRRRIEVRGPSDVRAVAAAVEDMRCRLVEELDAAKEREELLAQQTEELRRSNSELEQFAYVASHDLQEPLRKVASFCQLLEKRYGTELDARGKQYIDFAVDGAKRMQVLINDLLTFSRVGRVHDSWSAVDLDRSLDRALANLTLVIEESGTTVVREDALPEVNGDGTTLAMIWQNLIGNAVKFRRPDEPCVITVGCVREDDVWHFTVTDNGIGIAPEFAEKVFVIFQRLHARDEYDGTGIGLALCRKIIEFHGGRIWIDPEPRRGTRIHFSLPAEDDGSPAEAAPPAEIPGDTA, from the coding sequence ATGACCAGTGATTCACCGGCGGACACCCCGCTGCTGCCGGGACGGCTGGCACGGCTGTCGGTCCAGAACTGGGTCCATCTGATCCTGGGCTGCTTCGTCATGGTCGTGTGCGGCTGCCTGGTCGTCGGCGGACTCGTACTGGCCCGGATATCCGACCGGACCACCGAACTGGTGGACCGTATCCAGCCCGCCCGCTCCGCCTCCTTCCAGCTGCAGAACGCGCTGCTCGACCAGGAGACCGGGGTGAGGGGCTACGCCCTCAGCGGCGACCCCACCTTCCTCCAGCCCTACGCGACGGGCAAGCGCGACGAAGAACAGCGGCTGGCCCGGGTCCGTTCCGCGATGGGCGGCGCAGAGCCGTACGCCCGCGATCTGGACCGGATCGCCGCGGCCTCCGCGCAGTGGCGCAAAGAGCATGCCGAACCGCTGATCGCCGCCGTCCGCCGCGACGGCCGGCAGGGCCGCGCTTCCGCCAGGACCTCCGAGAGCAAGACCGCTTTCGACACGCTGCGGCGGCTCTACACCGCACAGCAGTCGCATCTCGACACCGCCCGTGACCACGCCCGTGCCCAGCTCAACGACGCGCGCGTCACCCGCGACCGGACCCTGATCGCGCTCGTGGCCTGCTTCGTGATGTGCGTGATCGCCCTCAGCCTGCTGCTGCACCGGGTGGTGGGACGGCCGCTCCACGCGCTGGCCGAGGCCTCCCGGCACGTACGGTCCGGCTCCTTCCGCCGCCGCATCGAGGTGCGCGGCCCGTCCGACGTGAGGGCGGTGGCGGCCGCCGTCGAGGACATGCGGTGCCGGCTGGTCGAGGAGCTCGACGCCGCCAAGGAACGGGAGGAGCTGCTGGCCCAGCAGACGGAGGAGCTCCGCCGTTCCAACTCGGAGCTGGAGCAGTTCGCGTACGTCGCCTCGCACGACCTCCAGGAGCCGCTGCGGAAGGTCGCGTCCTTCTGCCAGCTCCTGGAGAAGCGTTACGGGACGGAACTGGACGCGCGCGGCAAGCAGTACATCGACTTCGCGGTCGACGGCGCCAAGCGCATGCAGGTGCTCATCAACGACCTGCTGACCTTCTCCCGGGTGGGCCGGGTCCACGACAGCTGGAGCGCCGTCGACCTCGACCGCTCCCTGGACCGGGCGCTCGCCAATCTGACGCTGGTCATCGAGGAGTCCGGGACCACGGTCGTGCGCGAGGACGCGCTGCCAGAGGTGAACGGCGACGGCACGACCCTCGCCATGATCTGGCAGAACCTGATCGGGAACGCGGTGAAGTTCCGCCGCCCGGACGAGCCGTGCGTGATCACGGTCGGCTGTGTCCGGGAGGACGACGTCTGGCACTTCACCGTGACGGACAACGGAATCGGGATCGCCCCCGAGTTCGCGGAGAAGGTCTTCGTGATCTTCCAGCGTCTGCACGCCCGCGACGAGTACGACGGCACGGGGATCGGACTGGCCCTCTGCCGCAAGATCATCGAGTTCCACGGCGGCCGGATCTGGATTGATCCCGAACCCCGCCGGGGCACCCGCATCCACTTCAGCCTGCCTGCCGAGGACGACGGTTCCCCGGCCGAGGCCGCCCCGCCCGCCGAGATCCCCGGAGATACCGCGTGA
- a CDS encoding PP2C family protein-serine/threonine phosphatase has product MLPAQFGTQPGGRSSVWDLNAAILLVEDDAGDALLVEEMLADGELDSALTWCKTLTEALTFLRGHRTPVCVLLDLHLPDVNGLSAVTQIVETTPDAAIVVLTGLAEAEAGLDAVATGAQDYLVKGRLDPQALSRAIRYALQRKQVERAAAALRANQQMAQENARLERGLLPVPLLNDDGFEAVARYEPGRAHGLLSGDFYDVVQTSDGTVHAVIGDVSGHGAAEAALGVCLRVAWRTAVLCRTDQLEQIALLEEILVAERSDPHVFATVTSLVFPPGGDHVRIVRAGHPGLLLRQGTDIEWVEPEGGIALGLLPGHGQWISTDLPLPPGARLVLFSDGLFEGRTGPDTRLGEDGLLAMARSRAELPARPFIDALVDGAADAAAPHGGLADDVAVLHLAWNRTPHDQ; this is encoded by the coding sequence ATTCTCCCGGCACAGTTTGGAACCCAGCCGGGCGGCCGGTCCTCCGTGTGGGACCTCAACGCCGCCATCCTGCTGGTGGAGGACGACGCGGGCGACGCCCTGCTCGTCGAGGAGATGCTCGCCGACGGTGAGCTGGACTCCGCGCTCACCTGGTGCAAGACGCTGACCGAGGCCCTGACCTTTCTGCGCGGGCACCGGACACCCGTCTGCGTCCTGCTGGACCTGCACCTTCCCGATGTGAACGGGTTGAGCGCCGTCACCCAGATCGTGGAGACGACTCCGGACGCCGCGATCGTGGTGCTGACCGGGCTGGCCGAGGCCGAGGCCGGACTGGACGCGGTGGCCACCGGTGCGCAGGACTACCTGGTCAAGGGGCGGCTCGACCCGCAGGCACTGTCCCGCGCCATCCGCTACGCCCTCCAGCGCAAGCAGGTCGAACGGGCGGCGGCGGCCCTGCGCGCCAACCAGCAGATGGCCCAGGAGAACGCCCGCCTCGAACGCGGGCTGCTGCCCGTACCGCTCCTGAACGACGACGGTTTCGAGGCGGTCGCCCGCTACGAGCCCGGCCGCGCGCACGGTCTGCTCAGCGGTGACTTCTACGACGTGGTCCAGACATCCGACGGAACGGTGCACGCCGTGATCGGTGATGTGTCGGGGCACGGCGCGGCGGAGGCAGCGCTGGGGGTGTGCCTGCGGGTGGCCTGGCGCACGGCTGTGCTGTGCCGCACCGACCAGTTGGAACAGATCGCCCTGCTCGAGGAGATCCTGGTCGCAGAGCGGTCCGACCCGCATGTCTTCGCCACCGTCACCTCGCTCGTCTTCCCGCCCGGCGGTGACCACGTCCGGATCGTGCGGGCGGGACACCCAGGGCTGCTGCTGCGCCAGGGCACGGACATCGAGTGGGTGGAGCCCGAGGGCGGCATCGCGCTCGGACTGCTGCCCGGTCACGGTCAGTGGATCTCCACCGACCTGCCGCTGCCGCCCGGCGCCCGTCTCGTACTCTTCAGCGACGGCCTGTTCGAGGGGCGCACCGGCCCCGACACCCGGCTGGGCGAGGACGGACTGCTCGCGATGGCCCGGAGCCGGGCCGAACTGCCGGCCCGTCCGTTCATCGACGCCCTGGTCGACGGAGCCGCCGACGCGGCGGCTCCCCACGGCGGCCTCGCCGACGACGTGGCCGTGCTGCATCTCGCCTGGAACAGGACACCTCATGACCAGTGA
- a CDS encoding response regulator, translating into MTHPAKPIEVLLVEDDPGDELMTREAFEDNKIRNTLHVVRDGQEALDFLYRRGEHGEAPRPDLILLDLNLPKYDGRQVLEQIKQDPELSLIPVVVLTTSSAEEDILRSYKLHANAYVTKPVDLDQFIAAVRQIDEFFVTVVRLPGRA; encoded by the coding sequence GTGACCCATCCCGCAAAGCCCATCGAGGTCCTGCTCGTGGAGGACGATCCCGGTGACGAGCTGATGACGCGTGAGGCGTTCGAGGACAACAAGATCCGCAACACCCTCCACGTGGTCCGCGACGGACAGGAGGCGCTCGACTTCCTCTACCGCCGCGGCGAGCACGGCGAGGCCCCGCGCCCCGACCTGATCCTGCTCGACCTGAACCTGCCCAAGTACGACGGGCGGCAGGTGCTGGAGCAGATCAAGCAGGACCCGGAACTCTCCCTGATCCCCGTGGTCGTGCTGACGACGTCCTCCGCGGAGGAGGACATCCTGCGCAGCTACAAACTGCACGCCAACGCCTATGTCACGAAGCCGGTCGACCTCGATCAGTTCATCGCGGCGGTCCGCCAGATCGACGAGTTCTTCGTGACCGTGGTCCGGCTTCCCGGACGTGCCTGA
- a CDS encoding RNA polymerase sigma factor SigF, with protein sequence MAATTEQTGAVLGATRTFSEQTGIRSEPGTSELPWIEDTGKVAPKDARALSKLFLDRLQVLEEGTHEYQYARNTLIEMNLSLVRYAASRFRNRGGDDTEDIIQVGTIGLIKAIDRFDLSRDVEFATFAVPYIVGEIKRFFRDTTWAVHVPRRLQELRVDLAKAKEQLSAKLDRDPTVKELAELIDLPEEEIIEGLVAANGYSAGSLDSPSAETDSGSDQRSFAEMIGEADPGMETVENLHTLAPLLEQLDERERSIVRMRFGQEMTQSQIGAELGVSQMHVSRLLARIVKQLRAGMSVEA encoded by the coding sequence ATGGCGGCCACGACGGAGCAGACCGGCGCAGTCCTTGGTGCCACACGCACGTTTTCCGAGCAGACCGGCATCCGTTCGGAGCCCGGCACCTCGGAGCTGCCGTGGATCGAGGACACCGGGAAGGTGGCTCCGAAGGACGCCCGCGCCCTGTCGAAGCTCTTCCTCGACCGGCTCCAGGTCCTCGAAGAGGGCACCCACGAGTACCAGTACGCGCGCAACACCCTCATCGAGATGAACCTCTCGCTGGTGCGGTACGCCGCCTCACGGTTCCGCAACCGCGGTGGCGACGACACCGAGGACATCATCCAGGTGGGCACCATCGGGCTGATCAAGGCGATCGACCGGTTCGACCTCTCCCGTGACGTCGAGTTCGCCACCTTCGCGGTCCCGTACATCGTCGGGGAGATCAAGCGCTTCTTCCGGGACACGACCTGGGCGGTGCACGTGCCGCGGCGGCTCCAGGAGCTCCGTGTCGACCTGGCGAAGGCGAAGGAGCAGCTCTCGGCGAAGCTCGACCGCGATCCGACGGTCAAGGAACTGGCCGAGCTGATCGACCTGCCCGAGGAAGAGATCATCGAGGGCCTCGTCGCGGCCAACGGCTATTCGGCGGGCTCCCTGGACTCCCCCTCGGCCGAGACCGACTCCGGGAGCGACCAGCGGTCGTTCGCCGAGATGATCGGTGAGGCCGACCCCGGGATGGAGACCGTCGAGAACCTCCACACGCTGGCGCCGCTGCTGGAACAGCTCGACGAGCGCGAGCGCAGCATCGTGCGGATGCGCTTCGGCCAGGAGATGACGCAGTCCCAGATCGGTGCCGAACTCGGCGTCTCGCAGATGCATGTGTCACGGCTGCTGGCCCGCATCGTCAAGCAGTTGCGTGCCGGGATGTCCGTCGAGGCGTGA